The Euzebyales bacterium genome has a segment encoding these proteins:
- the ftsL gene encoding cell division protein FtsL, producing the protein MSAAPLRLVRGQGASSRPRLQLVMSNPRSSRLALVLLVIAAIGVFAVVSVGAKTAEAAVQVWTLQSDVDELKERYEILTAEVAELESPERIRRYAVEELGMVEPDEPQFVVVDGDGRFALHDPVDRQVDKGFTDKVKQVLATQP; encoded by the coding sequence ATGTCGGCTGCGCCGCTTCGGCTGGTTCGTGGGCAGGGTGCGTCGTCGCGTCCACGGCTGCAGCTGGTCATGTCGAACCCGCGCTCGTCCCGCCTGGCCCTGGTGCTCCTGGTCATCGCCGCGATCGGAGTGTTCGCCGTCGTCAGCGTCGGCGCCAAGACCGCGGAGGCTGCCGTGCAGGTCTGGACGCTGCAGAGCGACGTCGACGAGCTCAAGGAGCGGTACGAGATCCTGACCGCTGAGGTCGCCGAGCTCGAGTCCCCGGAGCGCATCCGCCGCTACGCCGTCGAGGAGCTCGGCATGGTCGAGCCCGACGAGCCACAGTTCGTGGTCGTCGACGGTGACGGACGGTTCGCGCTGCACGACCCCGTCGACCGGCAGGTCGACAAGGGCTTCACCGACAAGGTGAAGCAGGTGCTGGCCACACAGCCGTGA
- the rsmH gene encoding 16S rRNA (cytosine(1402)-N(4))-methyltransferase RsmH, producing MLRLFDPRVGGEVTTPMEASSHEPVLVDRIIDLLAVADGPGIIVDATIGMGGHAVALLAASADDVALVGFDRDPEALALAGRRLAAFRARVHLVHVGYDELSEWVGQLTPDHGPVLAVLYDLGVSSLQLDRADRGFSFRHDAPLDMRMDPTGSPTAADVVNTATVDELRDMLRTYGEERHAGRIARAIVTARPLHTTGELAEVVASAMPPGARSGARHPATRTFQALRIAVNDELARFRASLPQALELAAPTTAHGRGGRVAVLSYHSLEDRIAKRTFADAITACVCPPDLPVCGCGRRSWARALFRGVVRPDDAEVARNPRARSAKLRAIEMTAPGPMKEE from the coding sequence ATGCTGCGGCTGTTCGACCCACGCGTCGGCGGGGAGGTGACGACACCGATGGAGGCGTCATCGCACGAGCCGGTGCTCGTCGACCGCATCATCGACCTGCTCGCGGTCGCCGACGGTCCCGGCATCATCGTCGACGCTACCATCGGGATGGGTGGCCACGCGGTGGCCCTGCTGGCGGCCAGCGCCGATGACGTGGCGCTCGTCGGCTTCGACCGCGATCCAGAGGCGCTCGCGCTCGCCGGCCGGCGGCTCGCGGCCTTCCGTGCCCGGGTGCACCTGGTCCACGTCGGCTATGACGAGTTGTCTGAGTGGGTCGGTCAGCTGACGCCGGATCACGGGCCCGTCCTCGCCGTGCTCTACGACCTCGGTGTCTCGTCGCTCCAGCTCGACCGTGCCGATCGCGGGTTCTCGTTCCGCCACGACGCGCCCCTTGACATGCGCATGGACCCGACGGGGTCGCCGACCGCAGCTGACGTGGTCAACACCGCGACGGTCGACGAGCTGCGCGACATGCTGCGCACCTACGGCGAGGAGCGCCACGCGGGCCGCATCGCGCGTGCCATCGTCACGGCCCGCCCGCTGCACACGACGGGCGAGCTGGCTGAAGTGGTGGCCTCGGCCATGCCCCCCGGTGCCCGCAGCGGTGCCCGGCACCCGGCCACGCGCACGTTCCAGGCACTGCGCATCGCGGTGAACGACGAGCTCGCACGCTTCCGTGCCTCCCTTCCCCAGGCATTGGAGCTGGCGGCGCCCACCACGGCGCACGGTCGTGGTGGGCGGGTCGCCGTCCTGAGCTACCACTCGCTGGAGGACCGCATCGCCAAGCGGACGTTCGCCGACGCCATCACGGCCTGCGTCTGCCCTCCCGACCTGCCGGTCTGCGGATGCGGGCGGCGCTCATGGGCACGCGCGCTGTTCCGCGGCGTCGTCCGTCCCGACGACGCCGAGGTGGCGCGCAACCCGAGGGCACGCAGCGCCAAGCTGCGCGCGATCGAGATGACCGCACCCGGTCCCATGAAGGAGGAGTGA
- the mraZ gene encoding division/cell wall cluster transcriptional repressor MraZ, which translates to MATDGGMFLGEYQHSLDPKGRVIFPAAYREQLGEGLVMTVGVDNCITVHPVPEWERVIDGLRRLRSTDRRERMFTRMMTSMAHPDELDRQGRVTIPVRLRQYANLDRDVTVVGADTKIELWDTARWEAYRDQAMADFAQTDHPFDLGGF; encoded by the coding sequence GTGGCCACCGACGGTGGGATGTTTCTCGGCGAGTACCAGCACTCGTTGGACCCCAAAGGGCGGGTCATCTTCCCGGCCGCCTACCGCGAACAGCTTGGAGAGGGCCTCGTCATGACCGTGGGAGTGGACAACTGCATCACCGTCCACCCAGTGCCCGAGTGGGAGCGGGTGATCGACGGGTTGCGCCGGCTGCGCTCCACCGACCGCCGTGAGCGCATGTTCACCCGGATGATGACATCGATGGCTCACCCCGACGAGCTCGACCGTCAGGGCCGCGTGACGATCCCCGTCCGTCTCCGGCAGTACGCCAACCTCGACCGCGATGTCACCGTGGTGGGTGCCGACACCAAGATCGAGCTGTGGGACACGGCGCGCTGGGAGGCCTACCGCGACCAGGCCATGGCCGACTTCGCACAGACCGACCACCCGTTCGACCTGGGCGGGTTCTAG